The following are from one region of the Halarcobacter sp. genome:
- a CDS encoding peptidase M42, with product MKFKKLSVKKSSELIENIDGFTDFLDTLKQLIRVPSVIGYEHSFFLYLKRELDELGIDTYYYDGLLVAQGKQPTNGILSAHIDRHGLVCTGPSEFQFAAFQTKNRIDLKGNSVSEQTYQQISSRFLNQPVQAYEPWSGSYLGIGKISKVYMNEKINNLMFKIDNLEHLLPGTPIAFVDKLEISDELISAQLDNVLSAAIIIYLYQHGFQGTAFFTAQEEAGRSWRFVLDWFRKNDVSTSELLVLDTSPYNTREEASLQEIVLRNRDANARFRSPLLKILKNFCHKNNINFSCKDTYIQEKNKILYENEKPLLSLGSTELGRIIKESKGKIQGTTLQIPTTGYHTVEETASIKSVKSMLYMLKSLYIEERSDEKN from the coding sequence ATGAAATTTAAAAAATTGTCTGTTAAAAAATCTTCTGAATTGATTGAAAATATTGATGGATTTACAGACTTTTTAGACACATTAAAACAACTTATAAGAGTTCCATCTGTAATAGGATATGAACACTCTTTTTTTCTATATTTAAAAAGAGAATTAGATGAATTAGGTATTGATACATATTATTATGATGGACTTTTAGTTGCACAAGGTAAACAACCAACAAATGGAATATTAAGTGCACACATAGATAGACATGGTTTAGTTTGTACAGGTCCTAGTGAGTTTCAGTTTGCAGCATTTCAAACAAAAAATAGAATTGACTTAAAAGGGAACTCTGTATCTGAACAAACATATCAACAAATCTCATCAAGATTTCTAAATCAGCCTGTTCAAGCCTATGAGCCTTGGTCAGGAAGTTATTTAGGGATAGGTAAGATTAGTAAAGTTTATATGAATGAGAAAATCAATAACTTAATGTTTAAAATTGATAATCTTGAACACCTTTTACCAGGTACACCAATTGCATTTGTTGATAAATTAGAGATTAGTGATGAACTTATTTCAGCACAATTAGATAACGTTTTATCAGCAGCAATTATCATATATCTTTATCAACATGGATTTCAAGGTACAGCTTTTTTTACTGCGCAAGAAGAAGCAGGAAGAAGTTGGAGATTCGTATTAGATTGGTTTAGAAAAAATGATGTTAGCACATCTGAACTATTAGTATTGGATACAAGTCCATATAATACTAGAGAAGAAGCTTCTTTACAGGAGATTGTATTAAGAAATAGAGATGCAAATGCAAGGTTTAGGTCACCTTTATTGAAAATTCTTAAGAATTTTTGCCATAAAAACAATATTAATTTTTCTTGTAAAGATACTTATATACAAGAAAAGAATAAAATATTGTATGAAAATGAAAAGCCTTTATTATCATTAGGTAGTACAGAGCTTGGAAGAATCATAAAGGAATCTAAAGGTAAGATTCAAGGTACAACATTACAAATACCAACTACAGGTTATCATACTGTGGAGGAAACAGCTTCAATAAAGTCTGTTAAATCAATGTTGTATATGTTAAAAAGTTTATATATAGAAGAAAGAAGTGATGAAAAAAATTAG
- a CDS encoding ester cyclase translates to MKKISNKDLVKKYYEELWNKQNKELIDVLFDDEITFRGSLNIETKGKKEFENYMTNILTGIPNLYHGIETIIEENGIVAVRAVYNGTHRGKIFDFEPTNKRIKYNGASFFRFNEDKITDVWVLGDLATLKDQLSPKI, encoded by the coding sequence ATGAAAAAAATTAGTAATAAAGATTTAGTTAAAAAATATTATGAAGAGTTGTGGAATAAACAAAATAAAGAATTGATTGATGTACTTTTTGATGATGAGATAACATTTAGAGGTTCACTAAACATTGAAACAAAAGGTAAAAAAGAGTTTGAAAATTATATGACTAATATCTTAACTGGTATTCCAAATTTATACCATGGTATTGAAACTATAATTGAAGAGAATGGAATAGTTGCAGTAAGAGCAGTATATAATGGTACCCACAGAGGTAAAATATTTGATTTCGAACCAACAAATAAAAGAATAAAATATAATGGTGCATCATTCTTTAGATTTAATGAAGATAAAATAACTGATGTATGGGTTTTAGGAGACTTGGCTACACTAAAAGACCAGCTAAGTCCAAAAATTTAA
- a CDS encoding peptidoglycan DD-metalloendopeptidase family protein: MFKIIFAFFFIITSLFSTEVKEAKWPMGETFLTFLDKYSIPQSLYFDLEKEDKELCSEITADRYFYLMENDDGTLNQVLIPISEEIQLHVYKDIDNTYKFQTLPISYREYTETIAIPIMTSVSNELQQATGNAALAAHLKSIFKASVNFRRMQKGDFVAIEYTQKELLGKPFGQPEIKSAMIEVSGKKYYRFKNDDNDKYYDQTGKAFTKIYFFKIPVSYSRISSKFTKKRWHPVLKRYRAHLGTDFAAPRGRKIYAAGEGRVEFVGRRGGYGNTIIIRHPNGYKTLYAHQSRFRSGIKRGRWVKRGELIGYVGSTGLSSGPHLHLGVYRNGRALDPLRIIKKPEKIVLKGKAKRTFVANAKITMEKLNAVVADENRKEATKLDRMASTSTLTPKEI; this comes from the coding sequence ATGTTTAAAATAATTTTTGCGTTTTTTTTTATAATTACATCACTGTTTTCTACTGAAGTTAAAGAGGCTAAATGGCCAATGGGTGAAACATTTTTAACTTTTTTAGATAAATATTCAATTCCTCAAAGTTTATATTTTGATTTAGAAAAAGAGGATAAAGAGTTATGTTCAGAGATAACAGCTGATAGGTATTTTTACTTGATGGAAAATGATGATGGTACCCTTAATCAGGTGTTAATTCCTATATCTGAAGAGATACAACTTCATGTATACAAAGATATAGACAATACATATAAGTTTCAAACTTTACCAATCAGTTATAGAGAATATACAGAAACAATAGCTATACCAATTATGACATCTGTATCAAATGAACTACAACAAGCTACAGGAAATGCTGCATTAGCAGCTCATTTAAAATCAATATTTAAAGCCTCAGTTAATTTTAGAAGAATGCAAAAAGGTGATTTTGTTGCTATTGAGTATACTCAAAAAGAGTTATTAGGTAAACCTTTTGGTCAACCTGAAATAAAATCTGCAATGATAGAGGTTTCAGGGAAAAAGTATTATAGATTTAAAAATGATGATAATGACAAATATTACGATCAGACAGGAAAAGCTTTTACAAAAATTTACTTTTTTAAAATACCAGTTTCATATTCAAGAATTTCAAGTAAATTTACAAAAAAAAGATGGCATCCAGTTTTAAAAAGATATAGAGCTCACCTAGGTACTGATTTTGCTGCACCAAGGGGTAGAAAGATTTATGCTGCAGGTGAAGGAAGAGTTGAGTTTGTAGGAAGAAGAGGTGGATATGGAAATACCATCATTATAAGACACCCAAATGGATACAAAACATTATATGCACACCAAAGTAGATTTAGAAGTGGTATAAAAAGAGGAAGATGGGTAAAAAGAGGTGAATTAATTGGTTATGTTGGAAGCACAGGATTAAGTTCTGGTCCCCACTTACACCTTGGTGTTTATAGAAATGGTAGAGCTTTAGATCCATTAAGAATTATAAAAAAACCTGAAAAAATTGTATTAAAAGGTAAGGCAAAACGTACATTTGTTGCAAATGCAAAAATCACTATGGAAAAACTTAACGCAGTTGTTGCTGATGAAAATAGAAAAGAAGCTACAAAACTTGATAGAATGGCTTCCACAAGTACTTTAACTCCTAAAGAGATTTAA
- a CDS encoding ABC transporter ATP-binding protein, with protein sequence MIELKNITKDFEINKNNIVRAVKNINLSIKQGELVVLKGASGSGKSTILSLIASLSKPTSGEVIVDEKRVSKLPDSFASMYRREDIGFIFQKYNLIPTLSVKENILLPLIPQNPSEEEASELLEKVMKRFKIEHKKDAIVKNLSGGEQQRVAIARSQINNPKIIIADEPTANLDKELSEHFISILKELKSDDKTIIVATHDPLFFELDFVNRVIELANGEIIK encoded by the coding sequence ATGATTGAATTAAAAAATATTACAAAAGATTTTGAGATAAACAAAAACAATATAGTTCGAGCAGTAAAAAATATAAATCTCTCAATAAAACAAGGTGAATTAGTTGTTTTAAAAGGTGCAAGTGGAAGTGGTAAAAGTACTATTCTTTCACTGATTGCTTCTTTGTCAAAACCAACCTCAGGTGAAGTAATTGTTGATGAGAAGAGAGTTTCTAAGCTACCTGATAGTTTTGCATCAATGTATAGAAGAGAAGATATAGGTTTTATTTTTCAAAAATATAATCTAATCCCAACTTTAAGTGTAAAAGAGAATATCTTACTTCCTTTAATTCCACAAAATCCAAGCGAAGAAGAGGCCTCAGAACTTTTAGAAAAAGTTATGAAAAGATTTAAAATCGAGCATAAAAAAGATGCAATAGTTAAAAACCTATCAGGTGGAGAGCAACAAAGAGTTGCAATAGCTAGAAGTCAAATAAATAATCCAAAAATCATAATAGCTGATGAACCAACAGCTAACTTAGATAAAGAGTTATCTGAACACTTTATCTCAATTTTAAAAGAGTTAAAAAGTGATGATAAAACAATAATAGTAGCTACTCATGACCCACTTTTTTTTGAATTAGATTTTGTAAATAGAGTTATAGAGCTTGCAAATGGAGAGATTATAAAGTGA
- a CDS encoding L,D-transpeptidase family protein, producing the protein MKKTLLFLILIINTLTADLVDVYRTEGLDAVKEELEKELMKKEYWQKYLADKRVDYGYYESRKYLILTQKRRKEITLFEVNRNSYNVLFKEDVIVGEKDGDKEDEGDLKTPIGVYDLTDKLTKLDQFYGPLALVTSYPNTFDKVRDKKGSGIWIHGMPLNEERESFTKGCIALDNTRLEELDKSIDYDKSILLISDLAPRKASRNEISIILSSIYKWRDAWKKSDLDEYLRFYSDSFKRHDGMDIEKFRKYKERIFSKNEKKTILFTNINIVPYPNALNKSMFKVIMDEDYKTKYYTFVGKKELYIEVKDNQIKILAEG; encoded by the coding sequence GTGAAAAAAACATTACTGTTTCTAATATTAATTATAAATACACTTACCGCTGACTTAGTTGATGTATACAGAACCGAGGGCCTTGATGCCGTTAAGGAAGAGCTTGAAAAAGAGCTTATGAAAAAAGAGTATTGGCAAAAATACTTAGCAGATAAAAGAGTTGACTATGGCTATTATGAATCTAGGAAATATTTAATTTTAACTCAAAAAAGAAGAAAAGAGATTACTCTATTTGAAGTTAATAGAAATAGCTATAATGTACTTTTTAAAGAAGATGTTATTGTTGGTGAAAAAGATGGAGATAAAGAAGATGAAGGGGATTTAAAAACTCCTATAGGTGTATATGATTTAACAGATAAGTTAACAAAACTTGACCAATTTTATGGTCCTTTAGCTTTAGTTACTTCTTATCCAAACACTTTTGATAAAGTAAGAGATAAAAAAGGTTCAGGAATTTGGATTCATGGTATGCCTTTAAATGAAGAGAGGGAAAGTTTTACAAAAGGATGTATTGCTTTAGATAATACAAGATTAGAAGAGCTTGATAAAAGTATTGATTATGATAAATCTATTTTATTAATTAGTGATTTAGCTCCACGAAAAGCTTCTAGAAATGAAATAAGTATTATTTTATCTTCAATATATAAATGGAGAGATGCTTGGAAAAAATCAGACTTAGATGAGTACCTAAGATTTTATTCTGACTCATTTAAAAGACATGATGGAATGGATATAGAAAAATTTAGAAAGTATAAAGAAAGAATTTTTTCAAAAAATGAGAAAAAAACTATTTTATTTACAAATATAAATATTGTACCTTATCCAAATGCTTTAAATAAGAGTATGTTTAAAGTAATTATGGATGAAGATTATAAAACAAAATACTACACTTTTGTAGGGAAAAAAGAGCTTTATATTGAAGTAAAAGATAATCAAATAAAAATCTTAGCTGAGGGTTAA
- a CDS encoding nitrous oxide reductase accessory protein NosL, which yields MKKIAMFLFSILAICITLNASDIKKPKMAYQAVPAQKATLVQKGDEKSYCPICGMTLPMFYKTNHAAKAGDTHKQYCSIHCMVEDIELNGAKLTDMSVVDNKSLKFISVKDAFYVLGSSKPGTMTMTSKYAFENKADAQAFQKENGGELKSFDEIYAIVAKGLEKEKAMIAAKQVKMEKMGEKIYAKMCKKTDMTFDSTAKAKAYVEKNQLCGNLKGKKLQAVGIYLSRR from the coding sequence ATGAAAAAAATAGCTATGTTTTTATTTTCTATACTTGCTATTTGCATAACATTAAATGCAAGTGATATAAAAAAACCAAAAATGGCATACCAAGCTGTACCTGCTCAAAAAGCTACATTAGTACAAAAGGGTGACGAAAAAAGTTACTGTCCAATATGTGGTATGACTTTACCAATGTTTTATAAAACAAACCATGCAGCAAAAGCAGGGGATACTCACAAACAATATTGTTCAATCCATTGTATGGTTGAAGATATTGAATTAAATGGTGCAAAACTAACAGATATGAGTGTTGTAGATAATAAATCATTAAAATTTATTAGTGTAAAAGATGCTTTTTATGTTTTAGGAAGTTCTAAGCCTGGAACTATGACAATGACTAGTAAATATGCTTTTGAAAATAAAGCTGATGCCCAAGCTTTTCAAAAAGAAAATGGTGGAGAGCTTAAATCATTTGATGAAATCTATGCAATAGTTGCAAAGGGTTTAGAAAAAGAGAAAGCTATGATTGCAGCAAAACAAGTAAAAATGGAAAAAATGGGTGAAAAAATTTATGCTAAAATGTGTAAAAAAACAGATATGACTTTTGATTCAACTGCAAAAGCTAAAGCTTATGTTGAAAAAAATCAATTATGTGGAAATTTAAAAGGTAAAAAGCTACAAGCTGTAGGTATATATCTATCTAGAAGATAA
- the purL gene encoding phosphoribosylformylglycinamidine synthase subunit PurL, with translation MQKEEMNLEEIALAHSLTLEELENIKEILGRDPNYVEIGIFSAMWSEHCSYKSSKKYLNGFPTKAPWVIQGPGENAGVIDIGDGYAAVFKMESHNHPSFIEPYQGAATGVGGIMRDVFTMGARPVASMNLIQFAGIEGDSETAQKHRFLLRGVVAGIGGYGNCMGVPTIGGQTNFEECYAGNNLVNAFNLGIAKADEIFYGKAEGVGNPVMYVGSKTGRDGLGGAVMSSASFDEDSESKRPTVQVGDPFTEKLLLEACLELFKEDLIIGIQDMGAAGLTSSSFEMAGRSDSGMIMHLDKIPAREEGMTPYDFMLSESQERMLICAKKGSEQKIIDIFEKWELDVAVVGEVTNTGNMELFWHGDKVADIPVQPVSEEAPILDRPVAKPAYLEDIETVDMSKEVSNQEAFDALFSDMEVVDKSWVYDQYDSMVQTNTVKGPGKLDGSVIRIKETGKALAMSADCNTRQCYINPELGAAAAVMESGRNVAMTGAVPKAITDCLNFGNPQNPEVMWQFAQACEGIKSACKELNTPVIGGNVSLYNETNGVGVFPTPAIAMVGVNDDANKVLPSSFQEEGNVVYILGDTKSEFGGSLYLKKLYGKVAGVHPEVSFEKELNLWNSVIEANKQGLLKAAKDVNVGGLAIALAKMAVVGNKGVEANISLENEKDIFSETLSRAIVEVTPENCDAFERLCDNRKIAFTKLGLVGGGKISVNEVYVELDKAKDIYFNKFKQVIEQDL, from the coding sequence ATGCAAAAAGAAGAGATGAATCTTGAAGAGATAGCACTTGCTCACTCTTTAACACTTGAAGAATTAGAAAATATCAAAGAAATTTTAGGAAGAGATCCAAATTATGTAGAGATTGGGATCTTTTCTGCAATGTGGTCAGAACATTGTTCTTACAAATCAAGTAAAAAGTATTTAAACGGTTTCCCAACAAAAGCTCCTTGGGTAATCCAAGGTCCAGGTGAAAATGCAGGAGTTATCGACATTGGCGATGGTTATGCAGCTGTATTTAAAATGGAATCACACAATCACCCATCTTTTATTGAACCTTACCAAGGTGCAGCAACAGGTGTTGGTGGAATTATGAGAGATGTATTTACAATGGGTGCTAGACCTGTTGCTTCAATGAACTTAATTCAATTTGCAGGAATTGAAGGTGATAGTGAAACTGCTCAAAAACATAGATTTCTTTTAAGAGGTGTTGTAGCAGGTATCGGTGGTTATGGAAACTGCATGGGTGTTCCAACTATTGGTGGTCAAACTAACTTTGAAGAGTGTTATGCAGGAAATAACCTTGTAAATGCATTTAACTTAGGAATTGCAAAAGCTGATGAAATTTTCTATGGAAAAGCTGAAGGTGTTGGAAATCCAGTTATGTATGTTGGTTCAAAAACTGGTAGAGATGGATTAGGTGGAGCCGTTATGAGTTCTGCTTCATTTGATGAGGATTCTGAATCAAAAAGACCAACTGTACAAGTTGGAGATCCATTTACTGAAAAACTACTTTTAGAAGCTTGTTTAGAACTATTTAAAGAAGATTTAATTATTGGTATTCAAGATATGGGTGCTGCTGGACTTACTTCATCATCTTTTGAGATGGCAGGAAGAAGTGATTCTGGTATGATTATGCACTTAGATAAAATCCCAGCAAGAGAAGAGGGTATGACTCCTTATGATTTCATGTTATCTGAATCTCAAGAGAGAATGCTTATTTGTGCTAAAAAAGGTAGTGAGCAAAAAATTATTGATATCTTTGAAAAATGGGAATTAGATGTTGCAGTTGTTGGTGAAGTAACAAATACAGGAAATATGGAACTGTTCTGGCACGGAGATAAAGTTGCTGATATTCCTGTTCAACCTGTTTCTGAGGAAGCACCTATATTAGATAGACCAGTTGCAAAACCAGCTTATTTAGAAGATATTGAAACAGTTGATATGAGTAAAGAGGTTTCAAATCAAGAAGCATTTGATGCACTTTTCTCTGATATGGAAGTTGTTGATAAATCATGGGTTTATGACCAATACGATTCAATGGTACAAACAAATACAGTAAAAGGTCCTGGAAAACTTGATGGTTCAGTAATTAGAATCAAAGAAACAGGGAAAGCTTTAGCTATGAGTGCTGATTGTAATACAAGACAATGTTATATTAACCCTGAGTTAGGAGCTGCTGCAGCTGTTATGGAATCAGGAAGAAATGTAGCTATGACAGGTGCTGTTCCTAAAGCTATTACAGATTGTCTTAACTTTGGTAACCCTCAAAATCCAGAAGTGATGTGGCAATTTGCCCAAGCTTGTGAAGGTATTAAATCAGCTTGTAAAGAGTTAAATACACCTGTTATTGGTGGAAATGTATCTTTATACAATGAAACAAATGGTGTTGGTGTTTTCCCAACTCCTGCTATTGCTATGGTTGGTGTAAATGATGATGCAAATAAAGTATTACCTTCATCATTCCAAGAAGAGGGTAATGTAGTTTATATTTTAGGTGATACTAAATCAGAGTTTGGTGGATCTTTATATCTTAAAAAACTTTATGGAAAAGTTGCAGGAGTACACCCTGAAGTTAGTTTTGAAAAAGAATTAAATCTTTGGAATAGTGTAATTGAAGCAAATAAACAAGGGCTACTAAAAGCTGCTAAGGATGTTAATGTTGGTGGTTTAGCTATTGCATTAGCAAAAATGGCTGTTGTTGGAAACAAAGGTGTTGAAGCTAATATATCTTTAGAAAATGAAAAAGATATTTTCTCTGAAACATTAAGTAGAGCAATTGTTGAAGTAACTCCTGAAAACTGTGATGCTTTTGAAAGACTTTGTGATAATAGAAAAATTGCCTTTACTAAACTTGGTTTAGTTGGTGGAGGAAAAATCTCTGTTAATGAAGTATATGTTGAGTTAGATAAAGCAAAAGATATCTATTTTAACAAATTTAAACAAGTTATTGAACAAGATTTATAA
- a CDS encoding nitrous oxide reductase accessory protein NosL — protein MKKILLLLLFISFYLYANPLIVKETNDVKYFQSGDEKYWCPISGFSLKENYKTSFISTLNNGRKRQYASLTFLVKDNEEYGIDLNNVQVIDWASEKYIDATKAYFVIGSEVKPLLASKSKIAFKSKENAKDFIKQYGGKIISFNEAVKLSQKALKDDYKKQKTINIKKIYPKGKKIFEKRCSQDIDPTDYLEINELKADITNNNLCKKLKESQLQTVAMYLWDVKRFGDLDSIKNRVVVEEDEKCPVCGMFVAKYPRWAAQIIYSHGNHEHKFSFDGVKDLMKFYFDPKRWISSNNHMVNKDNIKQILVTDYYTQEAIDGAKAYYVIGSDVYGPMGHELIPFEKLEDAKTFKTDHSGKMIIEFDKLKEEEIYKLDE, from the coding sequence ATGAAAAAAATACTCTTACTTTTATTATTTATATCTTTCTACTTATATGCAAATCCACTTATAGTTAAAGAAACAAATGATGTAAAATATTTCCAAAGTGGTGATGAAAAATATTGGTGCCCTATTTCAGGTTTTAGTTTAAAAGAAAACTATAAAACCTCTTTTATATCAACTTTAAATAATGGAAGAAAAAGACAATATGCTTCTTTAACTTTTCTTGTAAAAGACAATGAAGAGTATGGAATTGATTTGAACAATGTACAAGTTATAGATTGGGCTTCTGAAAAATATATTGATGCAACAAAAGCTTATTTCGTAATTGGAAGTGAGGTTAAACCTTTATTGGCAAGTAAGAGTAAAATAGCTTTTAAATCTAAAGAAAATGCAAAAGATTTTATAAAACAATATGGTGGAAAAATTATTAGTTTTAATGAAGCCGTAAAATTAAGTCAAAAAGCACTGAAAGATGATTATAAAAAACAAAAAACAATAAATATAAAAAAGATATACCCAAAGGGTAAAAAAATATTTGAAAAAAGATGCTCACAAGATATAGACCCTACTGATTACTTGGAAATAAATGAATTAAAAGCAGATATAACAAACAATAATCTATGTAAAAAATTAAAAGAATCACAACTTCAAACTGTGGCAATGTACTTATGGGATGTGAAAAGATTTGGAGATTTAGATTCTATAAAAAATAGAGTTGTAGTAGAAGAGGATGAGAAGTGTCCAGTATGTGGAATGTTTGTAGCCAAATATCCAAGATGGGCAGCACAAATAATCTATTCACATGGAAATCATGAACATAAATTTTCTTTTGATGGGGTGAAAGATTTGATGAAGTTTTATTTTGACCCAAAAAGATGGATTAGCTCAAATAATCATATGGTAAATAAAGATAATATTAAACAAATTCTTGTAACAGATTATTATACACAAGAAGCAATTGATGGTGCAAAAGCTTATTATGTAATTGGTTCAGATGTTTATGGTCCAATGGGACACGAACTAATACCTTTTGAGAAACTTGAAGATGCCAAAACCTTTAAAACTGACCATAGTGGTAAAATGATAATTGAATTTGATAAACTAAAAGAAGAGGAAATATATAAACTAGATGAATAA
- a CDS encoding FtsX-like permease family protein, with product MKNKINIYLIEYAINSILRQKFKNIFILFVFTFLTALLCSVFFISNSIKYELNTTLKSLPQITVQKIKAGRHYDIDADAIDEILNIAGVSDAVARVWGYYYFENAGVNFSVIGIDEFENQYKNSLNKLVKDVDFSQLQENSSMIIGKGVEKILSDNYYEEYFNFIKPDGKFKKVNIAGVFQDNLELESNDTIVLPKELALEIFGMPENKATDIVVKVANPEEIFTIASKIKLLFPDTRVITNKELEISYQNIFDYKGGLFLALFIVSIFTFFIIIYDKASGLTSEEKKEIGVLKAIGWKVEDVLKEKFYESFIISFMAYVLGIFIAFGFVYILNAPLLKEIFTGYSQLKTSFELPFVLDFNTLFLVFFLSVPIYIAATIVPSWRSATIETDKVIR from the coding sequence ATGAAAAATAAAATAAATATCTATCTTATAGAATATGCTATCAACTCTATTCTTAGACAAAAATTTAAAAACATATTCATACTTTTTGTTTTTACCTTTTTAACTGCTTTATTATGTTCAGTTTTTTTTATTTCAAATTCAATTAAATATGAACTAAACACAACACTAAAATCTCTACCTCAAATAACTGTACAAAAGATAAAAGCAGGAAGACATTACGATATAGATGCTGATGCAATAGATGAGATTTTAAATATAGCAGGGGTTTCAGATGCAGTTGCTAGAGTTTGGGGATACTACTATTTTGAAAATGCTGGCGTAAATTTTTCAGTAATTGGAATAGATGAATTTGAAAACCAATATAAAAACTCTTTAAACAAACTTGTTAAAGATGTCGATTTTTCACAGCTTCAAGAAAACTCTTCTATGATTATAGGAAAGGGCGTAGAAAAAATACTAAGTGATAACTACTATGAAGAGTATTTTAATTTTATAAAACCTGATGGGAAATTTAAAAAAGTTAATATTGCAGGAGTTTTTCAAGACAATCTAGAGTTAGAATCAAATGACACAATAGTTTTACCAAAAGAGTTGGCTTTAGAAATATTTGGAATGCCTGAAAATAAAGCTACAGATATAGTTGTAAAAGTTGCCAACCCTGAAGAGATATTTACTATTGCATCTAAAATAAAACTACTTTTTCCAGATACTAGAGTAATAACCAATAAAGAGTTAGAGATAAGTTATCAAAACATCTTTGACTACAAAGGTGGATTGTTTTTAGCGCTATTTATTGTCTCAATTTTTACTTTTTTTATAATTATTTATGACAAAGCTAGTGGTCTTACCTCTGAAGAGAAAAAAGAGATTGGGGTATTAAAAGCAATTGGCTGGAAAGTGGAAGATGTTTTAAAAGAGAAGTTTTATGAAAGCTTTATTATCTCTTTTATGGCATATGTATTGGGTATATTTATTGCTTTTGGATTTGTATATATACTAAATGCTCCTTTACTAAAAGAGATTTTTACAGGTTATTCTCAACTTAAAACCTCTTTTGAGTTACCTTTTGTATTAGATTTCAATACTTTATTTTTAGTATTTTTCCTAAGTGTTCCAATATATATTGCAGCTACAATTGTTCCTTCTTGGAGAAGTGCAACTATAGAAACAGATAAAGTGATAAGATAA